From Actinopolymorpha cephalotaxi, one genomic window encodes:
- a CDS encoding DUF6167 family protein: protein MRRLVWVVVGATVGVVVVRKLSQQAENFSPQGLARQLGGLGDAVRAFGEEIRAGMDAREQELRTALALDAPEPNGHAGLDAEAAARLARDPNSSWRDGN, encoded by the coding sequence ATGAGGCGATTGGTGTGGGTCGTCGTGGGCGCCACCGTCGGCGTGGTCGTCGTCCGCAAGCTGTCCCAGCAGGCGGAGAACTTCAGCCCCCAGGGCCTGGCCAGGCAGCTGGGCGGGCTCGGCGACGCCGTACGCGCGTTCGGCGAGGAGATCCGGGCCGGCATGGACGCCCGCGAGCAGGAGCTGCGCACCGCGCTCGCGCTGGACGCGCCCGAGCCGAACGGACACGCGGGTCTGGACGCCGAGGCCGCCGCGCGCCTCGCCCGTGACCCGAACTCGAGCTGGAGGGACGGAAACTGA
- a CDS encoding DUF948 domain-containing protein, with translation MTAGEIAGLIAAAALLLLVGLLAYPILKLGKVLDETRLLVRGVSDESVPLLGEVTTTVTTTNAQLERVDAITSSVQTVSDNVAGMSSLFAATLGGPLVKAAAFSYGVRRAIAARGRRDVERQVRSQMRGGRRRKEADVA, from the coding sequence ATGACTGCCGGTGAAATCGCGGGCTTGATCGCGGCCGCGGCGCTGCTGCTGCTCGTGGGGCTCCTCGCCTACCCCATCCTCAAGCTCGGCAAGGTGCTGGACGAGACCCGTCTGCTCGTCCGGGGCGTCTCCGACGAGAGCGTACCTTTGCTGGGTGAGGTCACCACGACGGTGACGACCACCAACGCCCAGCTCGAACGCGTCGACGCGATCACCTCGAGTGTCCAGACCGTCTCCGACAACGTCGCCGGCATGAGCTCGCTGTTCGCGGCCACGCTCGGCGGCCCGCTGGTGAAGGCGGCCGCCTTCTCCTACGGCGTCCGCCGGGCGATCGCCGCCCGCGGCCGCCGCGACGTGGAGCGCCAGGTGCGTTCGCAGATGCGCGGTGGCCGGCGCCGTAAGGAGGCCGACGTCGCATGA
- a CDS encoding replication-associated recombination protein A → MADTDHQAAPLAVRMRPRSLEDLVGQRQLLAPGAPLRRMVEGDQAMSLLLWGPPGSGKTTIASIVSRQTNRAFVEVSAVSAGVKEVRTVIDAARRDLGRGRETVLFVDEVHRFNKAQQDALLPGVENRWISLVAATTENPFFSVISPLLSRSLLLRLEPLSDDDIGDLVDRALADERGLAGAVELAPQAREHLVRMAGGDARRALTYLEAAGGAAQAKDSREVDLATLETAVDRAAVRYDRDGDQHYDVASALIKSIRGSDVDAALHYLARMVEAGEDPRFVARRLVISASEDIGMADPTALGVAVAAHQATQFVGLPEAAINLAQAVIHLALAPKSNAVVTAIGAAQADVRSGRIGRVPAHLRDAHYGGAKKLGHGASYRYAHDDPRGIVAQQYAPDEIAGRAYYQPTNRGAEGAAAQRLERIRRILAGDE, encoded by the coding sequence CTGGCCGACACCGACCACCAGGCGGCGCCGCTGGCCGTCCGGATGCGCCCCCGGAGCCTGGAGGACCTGGTGGGCCAGCGCCAGCTCCTGGCGCCGGGTGCGCCGCTGCGCCGGATGGTCGAGGGCGACCAGGCGATGTCGCTGCTGCTGTGGGGACCGCCCGGTTCGGGGAAGACCACGATCGCCTCGATCGTGAGCCGCCAGACCAACCGCGCGTTCGTGGAGGTCTCGGCCGTCTCCGCCGGAGTGAAGGAGGTCCGCACCGTCATCGACGCGGCCCGCCGCGACCTCGGCCGGGGCCGGGAGACGGTGCTGTTCGTCGACGAGGTGCACCGGTTCAACAAGGCCCAGCAGGACGCGCTGTTGCCCGGCGTGGAGAACCGCTGGATCTCCCTGGTCGCCGCGACCACCGAGAACCCCTTCTTCTCCGTCATCTCACCGTTGCTGTCGCGTTCGCTGCTGTTACGGCTGGAGCCGCTGTCCGACGACGACATCGGCGACCTGGTGGACCGGGCACTGGCCGACGAGCGCGGACTGGCCGGCGCGGTGGAGCTGGCCCCACAGGCCCGCGAGCACCTGGTCCGGATGGCCGGCGGCGACGCCCGGCGCGCGCTGACCTACCTCGAGGCCGCCGGCGGCGCCGCGCAGGCCAAGGACTCCCGCGAGGTCGACCTGGCCACGCTGGAGACGGCGGTCGACCGGGCCGCGGTCCGCTACGACCGCGACGGCGACCAGCACTACGACGTCGCCAGCGCGCTGATCAAGTCGATCCGGGGCAGCGACGTGGACGCCGCGCTGCACTACCTCGCCCGGATGGTCGAGGCGGGGGAGGACCCACGCTTCGTCGCCCGCCGCCTGGTCATCTCGGCCAGCGAGGACATCGGGATGGCCGACCCGACGGCACTCGGTGTCGCGGTGGCCGCGCACCAGGCCACCCAGTTCGTCGGCCTGCCCGAGGCCGCGATCAACCTCGCCCAGGCCGTCATCCACCTCGCCCTGGCGCCGAAGTCCAACGCCGTGGTCACCGCGATCGGGGCGGCCCAGGCCGACGTACGCTCGGGCCGGATCGGCCGGGTGCCGGCGCACCTGCGCGACGCGCACTACGGCGGGGCCAAGAAGCTCGGCCACGGCGCCAGTTACCGCTACGCCCACGACGACCCGCGCGGGATCGTCGCCCAGCAGTACGCACCCGACGAGATAGCCGGCCGGGCCTACTACCAGCCCACCAACCGGGGCGCCGAGGGTGCCGCGGCACAGCGCCTGGAGCGGATCCGGCGCATCCTCGCCGGCGACGAGTGA
- a CDS encoding ABC transporter ATP-binding protein produces MTESTTTTTTPGAHAAVRARGPVGDPTAPLLEVRDLVKHFPVRSAGVVRRVVGQVQAVDGVSFTLGRGESLGLVGESGCGKSTTGRLITRLLDPTSGEVRFEGTDISKLSGRKLLPYRREIQIIFQDPYSSLNPRHTVGSIVGTPLRVHDIVPRDKVLSRVQELLEVVGLNPEHYNRYPGEFSGGQRQRIGIARALAVRPKLIVADEPVSALDVSIQAQVVNLLADLQKEFGISFVFIAHDLAVVRHFCPRVAVMYLGKVVEITDRERLYSRPHHPYTQALLSAVPDVGQAAIGGRRERIRLFGDVPSPIDPPSGCRFRTRCWKAQEICATQEPPLVQIAGGHRVACHFAAPPTAADAQASQVAAAAAAEGDGEVHPEDLTSLR; encoded by the coding sequence ATGACCGAAAGCACCACTACGACGACCACGCCGGGGGCGCACGCGGCCGTCAGGGCGCGCGGGCCCGTCGGCGACCCCACGGCTCCGCTGCTGGAGGTACGCGACCTCGTCAAGCACTTCCCCGTCCGCTCCGCCGGCGTGGTCCGGCGGGTGGTCGGCCAGGTCCAGGCGGTGGACGGGGTCTCGTTCACGTTGGGGCGCGGGGAGTCGCTCGGCCTGGTCGGCGAGTCCGGCTGCGGCAAGTCGACGACCGGCCGGCTGATCACCAGGCTGCTGGACCCGACCAGCGGCGAGGTGCGCTTCGAGGGCACCGACATCAGCAAGCTGTCGGGCCGCAAGCTGCTGCCGTACCGGCGCGAGATCCAGATCATCTTCCAGGACCCCTACTCGTCGCTGAACCCCCGGCACACCGTGGGCTCGATCGTCGGCACGCCGCTGCGCGTGCACGACATCGTTCCCCGCGACAAGGTGCTGTCGCGGGTGCAGGAACTCCTCGAGGTGGTGGGCCTCAACCCCGAGCACTACAACCGCTATCCGGGCGAGTTCTCCGGCGGCCAGCGGCAGCGGATCGGGATCGCCCGGGCCCTGGCGGTGCGGCCCAAGCTGATCGTGGCCGACGAGCCGGTCAGCGCGCTGGACGTGTCGATCCAGGCCCAGGTCGTCAACCTGCTGGCGGACCTGCAGAAGGAGTTCGGCATCTCCTTCGTGTTCATCGCCCACGACCTGGCGGTGGTGCGCCACTTCTGTCCCCGGGTCGCGGTGATGTACCTCGGGAAGGTCGTGGAGATCACCGACCGGGAGCGGCTGTACTCCCGGCCGCACCACCCCTACACCCAGGCGCTGCTGTCCGCGGTGCCCGACGTGGGGCAGGCGGCGATCGGCGGCCGGCGGGAACGGATCCGGTTGTTCGGCGACGTGCCCAGCCCGATCGACCCGCCGTCGGGATGCCGGTTCCGTACGCGGTGCTGGAAGGCGCAGGAGATCTGCGCCACTCAGGAGCCGCCGCTGGTGCAGATCGCCGGCGGGCACCGGGTGGCCTGCCACTTCGCGGCCCCGCCGACGGCAGCGGACGCCCAGGCGAGCCAGGTGGCCGCGGCCGCCGCGGCCGAGGGCGACGGCGAGGTCCACCCGGAGGACCTCACGTCGCTGCGCTGA
- a CDS encoding ABC transporter ATP-binding protein encodes MTTNDKSRTTEDGDTPFLAVDNLTVRFPTPDGMVNAVTELSYDVHLGRTLGIVGESGSGKSVSSMAIMGLHDRRRTKISGSIRLQGTDLIGVDDERMRRIRGNAVSMIFQDPLSSLHPFFSIGDQIAEAYLAHHKASKGQARKRAIEMLDRVGIPQASRRVDDYPHQFSGGMRQRAMIAMALVNDPKLLIADEPTTALDVTVQAQILDLLQDLQREFGSAIILITHDLGVVAEVADDVLVMYGGRCVEYGTGKQILTRPEHPYTWGLLSSAPHLTGDPDQRLNPIKGMPPSLINLPSGCSFNPRCPYSSRLPDDRCVTTLPELRPGGRVADHLKRCHLPDPDEIFVEEIQPRLG; translated from the coding sequence ATGACCACCAACGACAAGTCCAGGACCACCGAGGACGGCGACACGCCGTTCCTCGCGGTGGACAACCTCACTGTCCGCTTCCCGACCCCGGACGGCATGGTGAACGCCGTCACAGAACTCTCCTACGACGTGCACCTGGGCCGGACCCTCGGCATCGTCGGCGAGTCCGGGTCGGGAAAAAGCGTGTCCAGCATGGCGATCATGGGTCTGCACGACCGGCGCCGGACGAAGATCAGCGGCAGCATCCGCCTGCAGGGCACGGATCTGATCGGCGTGGACGACGAACGCATGCGGCGCATCCGCGGCAACGCCGTCTCGATGATCTTCCAGGACCCGCTGTCCAGCCTGCACCCGTTCTTCAGCATCGGTGACCAGATCGCCGAGGCCTACCTCGCCCACCACAAGGCGTCCAAGGGCCAGGCCCGCAAGCGGGCGATCGAGATGCTGGACCGGGTGGGCATCCCGCAGGCGTCCCGGCGGGTCGACGACTACCCGCACCAGTTCTCCGGCGGCATGCGCCAGCGGGCGATGATCGCGATGGCGCTCGTCAACGACCCCAAGCTGCTGATCGCCGACGAGCCGACCACGGCGCTGGACGTGACCGTGCAGGCGCAGATCCTCGACCTGCTGCAGGACCTGCAGCGGGAGTTCGGGTCGGCGATCATCCTGATCACCCACGACCTCGGCGTGGTTGCCGAGGTCGCCGACGACGTGCTGGTGATGTACGGCGGCCGCTGTGTGGAGTACGGCACCGGCAAACAGATCCTCACCCGGCCCGAACACCCCTACACGTGGGGGCTGCTGTCCAGCGCGCCACACCTGACCGGTGACCCGGACCAGCGGCTGAACCCGATCAAGGGGATGCCGCCCAGCCTGATCAACCTGCCGTCCGGGTGTTCGTTCAACCCGCGTTGCCCGTACTCGTCCCGGCTGCCCGACGACCGGTGCGTCACGACCCTGCCGGAGCTGCGGCCCGGCGGGCGGGTGGCCGACCACCTGAAGCGCTGCCACCTACCGGATCCCGACGAGATCTTCGTCGAAGAGATCCAGCCGCGGCTCGGGTGA
- a CDS encoding ABC transporter permease: MFGYIVRRIVAGIAVILVVMVASFFLFFLGPSQPEYAICGNRNCTPDRLQDIRRSLSLDKPMPEQFAEFFTGIVTGREIHSGGFVKKCDVPCLGYSFVADQPVTTMIVQGIPVTISVALGAMVIFTVFGVTTGALAAIHRGTLWDKTLVSGSMVLTSFPYYLVALLAAIYLTIQYQVLPRSGYEPLLQNPLGWFKGLLLPWVVLGAVYATSYARYTRAAMVEALGEDFVRTARAKGLTVRKVNFKHALRAGLTSVVTILGLDLANLLTGTVFTEQIFNVQGLGLIALNAFGNGDLPVIMGSVLYASFLLVALNIVVDIVYSFLDPRVRLG; this comes from the coding sequence ATGTTCGGATACATCGTGCGACGGATCGTCGCCGGCATCGCCGTGATCCTCGTGGTGATGGTCGCGTCGTTCTTCCTGTTCTTCCTCGGGCCGTCCCAGCCCGAGTACGCAATCTGTGGCAACCGCAACTGCACGCCCGACCGGCTCCAGGACATCCGCCGCAGCCTGTCGCTGGACAAGCCGATGCCCGAACAGTTCGCGGAGTTCTTCACCGGTATCGTCACCGGGCGGGAGATCCACTCCGGCGGTTTCGTGAAGAAGTGCGACGTGCCCTGCCTGGGTTACTCGTTCGTGGCCGACCAGCCGGTCACCACGATGATCGTGCAGGGTATTCCCGTCACGATCTCGGTGGCACTCGGCGCGATGGTCATCTTCACCGTGTTCGGCGTGACCACCGGCGCGCTGGCGGCCATTCATCGCGGAACGCTGTGGGACAAGACACTCGTCAGCGGGTCGATGGTGCTGACGTCGTTCCCGTACTACCTCGTCGCGCTGCTCGCCGCCATCTACCTCACGATCCAGTACCAGGTCCTTCCACGCAGCGGGTACGAACCCTTACTGCAGAATCCGCTCGGCTGGTTCAAGGGTCTGCTGCTGCCGTGGGTCGTGCTCGGCGCGGTGTACGCCACGAGCTACGCCCGCTACACCAGGGCCGCCATGGTGGAGGCGCTCGGTGAGGACTTCGTCCGGACCGCGCGAGCCAAGGGACTCACCGTACGCAAGGTCAACTTCAAGCACGCGCTACGTGCCGGCCTGACCTCGGTGGTGACGATCCTCGGCCTCGACCTGGCCAACCTGCTCACCGGCACGGTGTTCACCGAACAGATCTTCAACGTGCAGGGGCTCGGCCTGATCGCCCTCAACGCCTTCGGCAACGGCGACCTGCCGGTCATCATGGGATCGGTGTTGTACGCGTCGTTCCTGCTGGTGGCGCTCAACATCGTCGTCGACATCGTTTACAGCTTCCTCGACCCACGGGTGCGACTCGGATGA
- a CDS encoding ABC transporter substrate-binding protein, with product MAAGVLALGTTAACGGGASPSEKAQEQQKKQQSNSSAKAPKGGGFDVVQDANAKGPAKDIAGAQKGGTATVLTAAAPETFDPTRAYYIDSLAVLRLTARTLTALELRADGKYYLVPDLATDLGQHNADYTEWKFTLKDGLKYEDGSPIKSQDIAYAVKRSFATEELPGGPTYQQSYFLDGGKYKGPFKSKAKGGGLDYPGVETPDDKTVVLKMAKPFPDLAYYATFPVYSPIPQAKDTKDAYGNKPLAAGPYKFDSYQKGKRLVLVKNDQWDPKTDPVRHQYVDKYDFKFSQNPIKLQEQLIADNGPDQTAITYDSVDSSLLPKIQGKEPEKRMMTGDGTCTTFIYLDTRRIPLEVRKALMVAWPFDSLHKAAGDSPFTYAPATTILPKVTPGFVNYDLFGNGAKGDGDPAKAKKMLEKAGKLGFDVVWAYSNDNDIAAQVSAVRSQKLKAAGFKTTAIPMPRDQVRAEFDNPKSKINIRPLGWCLDWPSGTTVFPAIFDGRLIALNPNSAPNKSFLNVPEVNSEIDRISSLPLKKQEPEWAKLDKSMMQKYLPVIPTDYSKTNFLYGSKLGGVVLDPFSGGPDFTKLYVKQ from the coding sequence GTGGCTGCCGGCGTGCTCGCGCTCGGTACGACGGCCGCCTGTGGGGGAGGCGCCTCTCCTTCGGAGAAGGCGCAGGAGCAGCAGAAGAAGCAGCAGAGCAACTCTTCGGCGAAGGCGCCCAAGGGCGGCGGCTTCGACGTCGTGCAGGACGCCAACGCCAAGGGTCCGGCCAAGGACATCGCCGGTGCGCAGAAGGGCGGCACCGCGACCGTCCTCACCGCGGCGGCGCCGGAGACGTTCGACCCCACCAGGGCCTACTACATCGACTCCCTGGCGGTGCTGCGGCTGACCGCACGCACTCTCACCGCGCTGGAGCTTCGCGCGGACGGGAAGTACTACCTGGTTCCGGACCTGGCCACCGACCTGGGTCAGCACAACGCTGACTACACCGAGTGGAAGTTCACGCTCAAGGACGGGCTGAAGTACGAGGACGGCTCCCCGATCAAGTCCCAGGACATCGCGTACGCGGTGAAGCGGTCCTTCGCCACCGAGGAGCTTCCGGGCGGCCCGACGTACCAGCAGAGCTACTTCCTGGACGGCGGAAAGTACAAGGGTCCGTTCAAGTCCAAGGCCAAGGGCGGCGGGCTGGACTACCCCGGGGTCGAGACTCCCGACGACAAGACGGTCGTCCTGAAGATGGCCAAGCCGTTCCCGGACCTCGCCTACTACGCGACGTTCCCGGTGTACAGCCCGATTCCGCAGGCCAAGGACACCAAGGACGCCTACGGGAACAAGCCGCTGGCCGCGGGCCCGTACAAGTTCGACAGCTACCAGAAGGGCAAGCGCCTGGTCCTGGTCAAGAACGACCAGTGGGACCCCAAGACCGACCCGGTGCGCCACCAGTACGTCGACAAGTACGACTTCAAGTTCAGCCAGAACCCGATCAAGCTGCAGGAGCAGCTGATCGCGGACAACGGGCCGGACCAGACCGCGATCACCTACGACAGTGTCGACTCCTCGCTGCTGCCCAAGATCCAGGGCAAGGAGCCGGAGAAGCGGATGATGACCGGTGACGGCACCTGCACCACCTTCATCTACCTCGACACCCGGCGAATCCCGCTCGAGGTGCGCAAGGCACTGATGGTGGCGTGGCCGTTCGACTCGCTGCACAAGGCGGCCGGCGACAGCCCGTTCACCTACGCCCCGGCGACGACGATCCTGCCGAAGGTGACACCGGGCTTCGTCAACTACGACCTGTTCGGCAACGGCGCCAAGGGTGACGGCGACCCCGCCAAGGCCAAGAAGATGCTGGAGAAGGCGGGCAAGCTCGGCTTCGACGTCGTGTGGGCCTACTCCAACGACAACGACATCGCCGCGCAGGTCTCGGCGGTGCGGTCGCAGAAGCTGAAGGCCGCGGGGTTCAAGACCACCGCGATCCCGATGCCGCGTGACCAGGTGCGGGCGGAGTTCGACAACCCGAAGTCGAAGATCAACATCCGGCCGCTGGGCTGGTGCCTTGACTGGCCGTCCGGAACGACGGTGTTCCCGGCCATCTTCGACGGCCGGCTGATCGCCCTCAACCCGAACTCGGCGCCGAACAAGTCGTTCCTGAACGTGCCCGAGGTCAACTCCGAGATCGACCGGATCTCCTCGCTTCCGCTGAAGAAGCAGGAGCCGGAGTGGGCCAAGCTGGACAAGTCGATGATGCAGAAGTACCTGCCGGTCATTCCGACCGACTACAGCAAGACCAACTTCCTGTACGGCTCCAAGCTCGGCGGCGTCGTTCTCGACCCGTTCAGCGGCGGGCCCGACTTCACCAAGCTGTACGTGAAGCAGTAG
- a CDS encoding ABC transporter permease translates to MADPTLLETGSSTPVAPPENPVKSKSPTQIALERLRKDKIAIVCAVIVLFFVLLAIFADAITALTHTDPSTLHQDLVDEYGFPTVNPSAAHPFGLEPRLGRDLFARWVQGSRPSLIVATSAAAISTILGTAMGLLAGFLGGWVDRAISWLIDLMLSLPLILFVFAFVPVVQSWFSADEVTVSRVRLWSLVAIFAVFGWTGLGRLVRAQVLSLREREFIQAARAIGAPTRQILFRELLPNLTGQIIVFLSLAVPSYIASEAGLSYLGIGLTEPTPSWGRTINSALSYYETYPIYFWQPALAILVLVLALNLLGDAIRDAFDPTTRR, encoded by the coding sequence ATGGCGGACCCGACCCTGCTCGAGACCGGAAGCAGCACACCGGTCGCCCCTCCGGAGAACCCGGTCAAGAGCAAGTCTCCGACGCAGATCGCGCTGGAGCGGCTTCGTAAGGACAAGATCGCGATCGTCTGTGCGGTCATCGTTCTCTTCTTCGTCCTGCTCGCGATCTTCGCCGACGCCATCACCGCCCTCACGCACACCGACCCGAGCACCCTCCACCAGGACCTGGTCGACGAGTACGGCTTCCCGACCGTCAACCCGAGCGCGGCGCATCCGTTCGGGCTGGAACCCCGCCTGGGCAGGGATCTGTTCGCCCGGTGGGTGCAGGGCAGCCGCCCGTCCCTGATCGTGGCGACCAGCGCGGCGGCCATCTCCACGATCCTCGGTACGGCGATGGGGCTGCTGGCGGGTTTCCTCGGCGGGTGGGTCGACCGGGCGATCTCCTGGCTGATCGACCTGATGCTGTCGCTGCCGCTGATCCTCTTCGTGTTCGCCTTCGTCCCGGTCGTGCAGTCGTGGTTCTCCGCCGACGAGGTCACCGTCTCGCGGGTACGCCTGTGGTCACTGGTGGCCATCTTCGCGGTCTTCGGCTGGACCGGCCTCGGCCGGCTGGTGCGGGCACAGGTGCTGTCGCTGCGCGAGCGGGAGTTCATCCAGGCGGCCCGGGCGATCGGTGCGCCGACCCGCCAGATCCTGTTCCGCGAGCTGCTGCCCAACCTCACCGGGCAGATCATCGTCTTCCTGTCGCTGGCGGTTCCGAGCTACATCGCTTCGGAGGCAGGGCTTTCCTACCTCGGGATCGGCCTGACCGAGCCGACACCCTCGTGGGGGCGCACGATCAACTCCGCGCTCTCCTACTACGAGACGTACCCCATCTACTTCTGGCAACCGGCACTGGCGATTCTCGTTCTGGTGCTGGCCCTGAACCTTCTCGGCGACGCGATCCGCGACGCCTTCGACCCAACGACTCGTCGGTAG
- the aspS gene encoding aspartate--tRNA ligase, whose translation MIRTHEAGTLHADHLDATVTLAGWIARRRDHGGVAFLDLRDASGTVQVVIRDEEVAHGLRQEHCLRVVGQVRRRPEGNANPNLPTGEVEVVADEVQVLSTAEALPFPIEEHHQTPVNEEVRLRHRYLDLRRPEMAAKLRTRSRVTRLIRDVMDEHGFVDVETPYLTRSTPEGARDFVVPVRLQPGSWYALPQSPQLFKQLLMVAGIERYYQIARCFRDEDFRADRQPEFTQLDVEMSFCDTDDIIALTEQVLTLVWKNVLGYDISLPIPRMTYAEAMRRFGIDRPDLRFGNELVDFTEYFAQTPFRVFQAKGEDFHVGAVVMPGGAGQARKELDAWQEWARSRGAKGLAYVLVGEGGELGGPVAKNLSEDERAGLAQHAGAKPGDCVFFAAGPRTEALALLAAVRLEVGERCGLIDHSRWEFCWVVDAPMFEPVETFGGEKGWTAIHHPFTAPTAEWADRFEEDPGQALSQAYDIVLNGNEIGGGSIRIHRADVQQRVFDLIGLSQEEAASQFGFLLEAFKYGPPPHGGIALGLDRLVALLTGAESIRDVIAFPKSASGADPLTGAPTPISPAQRREAGIDVVPGKPSGTGRHRADEEKVTDTVDRNNPA comes from the coding sequence GTGATCCGTACGCACGAGGCCGGCACGCTCCACGCCGACCATCTGGACGCGACCGTGACCCTGGCCGGGTGGATCGCCCGGCGCCGCGACCACGGCGGCGTGGCGTTCCTCGACCTGCGGGACGCCTCCGGGACCGTCCAGGTGGTGATCCGCGACGAGGAGGTCGCGCACGGCCTGCGCCAGGAGCACTGCCTGCGGGTGGTCGGGCAGGTCCGCCGCCGCCCGGAGGGCAACGCCAACCCCAACCTGCCCACCGGTGAGGTGGAGGTGGTGGCCGACGAGGTGCAGGTGCTCAGCACCGCGGAGGCACTGCCGTTCCCGATCGAGGAACACCACCAGACGCCGGTCAACGAGGAGGTCCGGCTGCGGCACCGCTACCTCGACCTTCGCCGGCCGGAGATGGCGGCCAAGCTGCGCACCAGGTCGCGGGTCACCCGGCTGATCCGCGACGTGATGGACGAGCACGGCTTCGTCGACGTGGAGACGCCCTACCTCACCCGGTCCACCCCCGAGGGCGCCCGCGACTTCGTGGTGCCGGTCCGGTTGCAGCCGGGCAGCTGGTACGCCCTCCCGCAGTCGCCGCAGCTGTTCAAGCAGCTGCTGATGGTCGCGGGCATCGAGCGCTACTACCAGATCGCGCGGTGCTTCCGGGACGAGGACTTCCGGGCCGACCGGCAGCCGGAGTTCACCCAGCTCGACGTGGAGATGTCGTTCTGCGACACCGACGACATCATCGCGCTGACCGAGCAGGTGCTCACCCTGGTGTGGAAGAACGTTCTGGGGTACGACATCTCGCTGCCGATCCCGCGGATGACCTACGCCGAGGCGATGCGCAGGTTCGGCATCGACCGGCCCGACCTGCGTTTCGGCAACGAGCTGGTCGACTTCACCGAGTACTTCGCGCAGACGCCGTTCCGGGTGTTCCAGGCCAAGGGCGAGGACTTCCACGTCGGCGCCGTGGTGATGCCCGGGGGAGCGGGGCAGGCGCGCAAGGAGCTGGACGCCTGGCAGGAGTGGGCCCGCTCGCGCGGCGCGAAGGGTCTGGCGTACGTCCTGGTGGGTGAGGGCGGCGAGCTCGGTGGCCCGGTGGCCAAGAACCTCTCCGAGGACGAGCGGGCCGGTCTGGCCCAGCATGCCGGCGCGAAGCCGGGGGACTGCGTCTTCTTCGCGGCCGGACCCCGCACGGAGGCGCTGGCGCTGCTGGCGGCGGTGCGGCTGGAGGTGGGCGAGCGCTGTGGCCTGATCGACCATTCCCGGTGGGAGTTCTGCTGGGTGGTCGACGCGCCGATGTTCGAGCCGGTGGAGACGTTCGGCGGGGAGAAGGGGTGGACCGCGATCCACCACCCGTTCACCGCGCCCACGGCGGAATGGGCCGACCGGTTCGAGGAGGACCCGGGGCAGGCGCTGTCCCAGGCGTACGACATCGTGCTGAACGGCAACGAGATCGGCGGCGGGTCCATCCGTATCCACCGGGCCGACGTCCAGCAGCGCGTCTTCGACCTGATCGGGCTGTCCCAGGAGGAGGCGGCCAGTCAGTTCGGCTTCCTGCTGGAGGCGTTCAAGTACGGCCCGCCCCCGCACGGCGGCATCGCGCTCGGCCTGGACCGGCTGGTGGCGCTGCTGACCGGTGCGGAGTCCATCCGTGACGTCATCGCGTTCCCCAAGAGCGCGTCCGGCGCCGATCCGCTCACCGGCGCGCCGACGCCGATCTCGCCGGCGCAGCGCCGGGAGGCCGGAATCGACGTCGTACCGGGCAAGCCGTCCGGTACCGGACGGCATCGCGCGGACGAGGAGAAGGTGACCGATACCGTCGACAGGAACAACCCTGCGTAG